The window CCGGTGATGACGGCCACGCGACCCTCGATGCGTCCTGCCATGCGCTGTTCTCCTGCTCTCGTGCTGCTGCGGGGTGGTCGGTCAGTCGTCGCTGAGGAAGACGTTCTTCTCCTCGGTGAAGGAGTTCGGCGCGTCCGGGCCGAGTTCACGCCCCAGCCCGGACTGCTTGAACCCGCCGAAGGGGGTCCAGTACCGGACCGAGGAGTGCGAGTTCACGCTGAGGTTCCCGGCCTCGACCCGGCGCGCCACGCGCAGGGCCCGGCCGACGTCCCGCGTGTAGATGGACCCGGACAGGCCGTAGTCGGTGTCGTTGGCCTTGGCGACGGCGTCGGCCTCGTCGTCGAACGCCATGACGGCGACGACCGGACCGAACACCTCGTCGCGCCAGATCCGTTCCCGGGCGTCCTGGACGCGGACGATGGTCGGAGGGACCCAGAAACCCCCGAGGTCGGGGGCCGGCCCGGTGGACAGGACGTCGGCGTCGTCGAGGTAGGCGCGCACGCGGTCCCGCTGGCCGGCCGAGATGAGGGGCCCCATCTCCGAGTCCGGGTCGCTGCGCGGGTCGGTCACGCGCATCCCCGCCACCGCGGCCTGCAGGCGCTCGACGAACTCGTCGTGGACCGAGCGCTCGACGAGGATGCGCGACCGGGCGCAGCAGTCCTGACCGGCGTTGTCGAAGACCGCGTACGGTGCCGCGGCCGCGGCCTTCTCCAGGTCGGCGTCGGCGAAGACGACGTTCGCGCTCTTGCCGCCGAGCTCGAGCGTCACGCGCTTCACCTGCTCGGCGCACCCGGCCATGATGCGCTTGCCGACGGCCGTCGACCCGGTGAACACGACCTTCCGCACGAGGGGGTGCGTCACGAACCGCTCCCCCACGACCGGGCCGCGGCCGGGCAGGACGGTGAACACGCCCTCCGGCAGGCCGGCATCCAGGGCCAGTTCGCCGAGCCGGACGGCCGTCAGGGGCGTCAGCTCCGCGGGTTTCAGGACGACGGTGTTCCCCGCCGCCAGGGCCGGGGCGAACCCCCACGCCGCGATGGGCATGGGGAAGTTCCACGGCACGATGATCCCGATGACGCCCAGCGGTTCGCGGAACGTCACGTCGATGCCGCCGGGCACCGGGATCTGCCGGCCGAAGAGGCGTTCCGGGGCCGCCGCGTAGTACTCCAGGCAGTCCCGCACGTTGCGCGCCTCCCAGCGCGCGTTGCCGCGGGTGTGCCCGGCGCCGCGGACCTCCAGGTCCGCCAGCTCCTCCACGTGGTCGTCCACCACGCGCGCGAAGGCGCGCAGCATCCTGGCCCGGTCGGCGGGGGCGACGTCGCGCCAGGTGGTGAAGGCCCGGGCGGC is drawn from Kineococcus endophyticus and contains these coding sequences:
- a CDS encoding aldehyde dehydrogenase family protein, which codes for MSTPVDTGSSSTDSGVHVVVDPSSGERLTEVRLAGLEETDAAIQRAARAFTTWRDVAPADRARMLRAFARVVDDHVEELADLEVRGAGHTRGNARWEARNVRDCLEYYAAAPERLFGRQIPVPGGIDVTFREPLGVIGIIVPWNFPMPIAAWGFAPALAAGNTVVLKPAELTPLTAVRLGELALDAGLPEGVFTVLPGRGPVVGERFVTHPLVRKVVFTGSTAVGKRIMAGCAEQVKRVTLELGGKSANVVFADADLEKAAAAAPYAVFDNAGQDCCARSRILVERSVHDEFVERLQAAVAGMRVTDPRSDPDSEMGPLISAGQRDRVRAYLDDADVLSTGPAPDLGGFWVPPTIVRVQDARERIWRDEVFGPVVAVMAFDDEADAVAKANDTDYGLSGSIYTRDVGRALRVARRVEAGNLSVNSHSSVRYWTPFGGFKQSGLGRELGPDAPNSFTEEKNVFLSDD